The Puntigrus tetrazona isolate hp1 chromosome 16, ASM1883169v1, whole genome shotgun sequence genome includes a region encoding these proteins:
- the taf12 gene encoding transcription initiation factor TFIID subunit 12 codes for MTQYPPQTSRSNFYTVVKAEASSTPPISTNMANSTVVPGKVPGTPGPAGRLSPEGTQVLSKKKLQDLVREIDPNEQLDEDVEEMLLQIADDFIESVVMAACQLARHRKSNTLEVKDVQLHLERQWNMWIPGFGSDEIRPYKKACTTEAHKQRMALIRKTTKK; via the exons ATGACCCAGTACCCACCACAGACCAGTCGCTCGAACTTCTACACTGTTGTGAAAGCAGAAGCCTCTTCAACGCCACCCATCTCCACCAACATGGCCAACAGCACCGTCGTCCCCGGGAAAGTTCCAGGCACCCCCGGTCCCGCTGGAAGACTGAGCCCTGAAGGCACTCAG GTGCTTAGTAAGAAGAAACTGCAGGATCTTGTGAGAGAAATTGATCCTAATGAGCAACTCGATGAAGATGTGGAGGAG ATGCTCTTGCAGATTGCCGATGACTTCATCGAGAGCGTGGTGATGGCGGCGTGTCAGCTTGCCCGACACAGGAAGTCAAACACTCTTGAAGTGAAAGATGTCCAGCTACACCTGG AACGACAGTGGAACATGTGGATTCCTGGTTTTGGTTCAGATGAGATCCGACCGTATAAGAAGGCTTGCACCACAGAAGCTCACAAACAG AGAATGGCATTGATCCGCAAAACAACCAAAAAGTAG
- the rab42b gene encoding ras-related protein Rab-42b isoform X1 — MDLTLWQYQFRVIMLGDSTVGKSSMLKRYTEDLFLECINQTVGVDFYVHFLEVEPGVRVKLQFWDTAGQERFRSVTRSYYRNSVGGLLVFDLGNRKSFENVQQWYAEVCERVQPYTVLFVLVGHKSDRVKAGERAVDRTEAEKLASKLGAPYIEASAKTGHNVKEAFELLTRRVYQGIKSGEIQLREGWDGVKSSAPTAQTLQKIQNGEAAEKNKSCAC, encoded by the exons ATGGATCTCACTTTGTGGCAGTACCAGTTTCGAGTCATCATGCTTGGAGACTCCACGGTGGGTAAATCATCCATGCTGAAGCGCTACACTGAGGATCTGTTTCTGGAGTGCATCAACCAAACAGTCGGAGTGGACTTCTATGTGCACTTCCTAGAGGTGGAACCTGGggtgagggtcaaactgcaGTTCTGGGACACAGCTGGTCAAGAGAGATTTAG ATCTGTGACTCGCTCGTACTACCGTAACTCAGTCGGAGGTCTTCTGGTCTTCGATCTGGGCAACCGTAAATCTTTCGAAAACGTGCAGCAGTGGTACGCAGAGGTGTGTGAACGTGTGCAGCCCTACACTGTGCTCTTTGTGCTGGTGGGACACAAAAGTGACCGGGTCAAAGCTGGAGAGCGAGCCGTGGACCGAACTGAGGCAGAAAAGCTCGCAAGCAAACTGGGAGCACCATACATCGAGGCCTCTGCCAAAACAGGTCACAATGTGAAAGAGGCCTTTGAACTCTTGACCCGGAGGGTTTATCAGGGCATAAAAAGTGGAGAGATCCAGTTGCGTGAAGGGTGGGACGGAGTCAAGAGCTCGGCGCCTACAGCCCAAACACTCCAGAAGATACAAAACGGTGAAGCCGCTGAGAAAAACAAGAGCTGTGCTTGTTAA
- the LOC122360598 gene encoding ras-related protein Rab-39B isoform X2 has protein sequence MNPNKFLYRFKIIMIGDNNVGKSCMLYRYVHGNYPESMGVTIGCSFSNHVLEVEPGVRVNIHIVDTAGHESYWKITCRYLPQTAGCLLVFDLCNYTTFTHIKHRYAEVKKTVHPYTVLFVLVGHKCDRKEREVNREEAEQFASELGAPYVEVSSRTGHNVAEVFELLTRRIYQGCLSGEVRLHERWGKIHEDKPAENKITKNEPAENNKCRVS, from the exons ATGAATCCCAATAAGTTCCTGTAccgttttaaaataataatgataggcGACAACAACGTGGGCAAGTCATGCATGCTGTATCGATACGTACATGGAAACTATCCGGAAAGCATGGGTGTTACCATTGGTTGTTCTTTCAGCAACCACGTCCTAGAGGTGGAGCCTGGGGTGAGAGTAAACATACATATTGTGGATACAGCAGGTCACGAATCGTATTG GAAAATTACCTGCCGTTACCTCCCTCAGACAGCTGGATGCCTCCTGGTGTTCGACTTGTGCAATTACACGACTTTTACTCACATTAAACATCGGTACGCAGAGGTGAAAAAGACCGTCCATCCGTACACTGTGCTCTTCGTGCTTGTGGGACACAAGTGTGACAGAAAAGAGCGGGAAGTGAACCGAGAGGAGGCGGAACAGTTTGCAAGTGAACTGGGAGCGCCGTACGTCGAGGTCTCGTCCAGAACGGGTCACAATGTGGCGGAAGTTTTTGAACTGTTGACCCGACGCATTTATCAGGGCTGTCTGAGCGGAGAGGTGCGCTTACATGAACGTTGGGGCAAAATTCATGAAGACAAACCAGCTGAAAATAAGATCACTAAGAATGAGCCAgctgaaaacaacaaatgtCGTGTTTCATAA
- the rab42b gene encoding ras-related protein Rab-42b isoform X2: protein MLGDSTVGKSSMLKRYTEDLFLECINQTVGVDFYVHFLEVEPGVRVKLQFWDTAGQERFRSVTRSYYRNSVGGLLVFDLGNRKSFENVQQWYAEVCERVQPYTVLFVLVGHKSDRVKAGERAVDRTEAEKLASKLGAPYIEASAKTGHNVKEAFELLTRRVYQGIKSGEIQLREGWDGVKSSAPTAQTLQKIQNGEAAEKNKSCAC, encoded by the exons ATGCTTGGAGACTCCACGGTGGGTAAATCATCCATGCTGAAGCGCTACACTGAGGATCTGTTTCTGGAGTGCATCAACCAAACAGTCGGAGTGGACTTCTATGTGCACTTCCTAGAGGTGGAACCTGGggtgagggtcaaactgcaGTTCTGGGACACAGCTGGTCAAGAGAGATTTAG ATCTGTGACTCGCTCGTACTACCGTAACTCAGTCGGAGGTCTTCTGGTCTTCGATCTGGGCAACCGTAAATCTTTCGAAAACGTGCAGCAGTGGTACGCAGAGGTGTGTGAACGTGTGCAGCCCTACACTGTGCTCTTTGTGCTGGTGGGACACAAAAGTGACCGGGTCAAAGCTGGAGAGCGAGCCGTGGACCGAACTGAGGCAGAAAAGCTCGCAAGCAAACTGGGAGCACCATACATCGAGGCCTCTGCCAAAACAGGTCACAATGTGAAAGAGGCCTTTGAACTCTTGACCCGGAGGGTTTATCAGGGCATAAAAAGTGGAGAGATCCAGTTGCGTGAAGGGTGGGACGGAGTCAAGAGCTCGGCGCCTACAGCCCAAACACTCCAGAAGATACAAAACGGTGAAGCCGCTGAGAAAAACAAGAGCTGTGCTTGTTAA
- the si:dkey-34d22.1 gene encoding discoidin, CUB and LCCL domain-containing protein 1, with product MPTRYGALWDTVEFSRVWLILSMETLVLVCGQKGSGCGHTVLSSTSGTLTSMNFPGTYPNHTQCDWTLRVPQGQTLLLTFGDFDLERSQDCISGSLTITDTSGAIRVGPLCGQLSATNRNISVSTNEVTVRFISGTHRSGRGFVMSYSANQHSELISCLHRGTHFSSQQISAFCPAGCKGITGEIWGWHGQGYRDTSVLCKAAIHAGVISDSLGGMINVSLQRGITLYESNFANGVLSKTGSLSDKRLVFHRECDRELIVVAYNTSSVWDEVNRLGQRVSWSPGHKGSQWAASSGDQQPWMEIELWNKSSVTGIITKGTPHYYIESYTLMFSKDRKNWKVYKATSSKDKKVFEAHSDGHVTVLNSLIPPVVARYLLVKPQKWHIRASAQVQVLGCPSPSAPLRPRSHGNELNTGKSAVTEVVHLDTLPTEGLVITRSSGPSQAVILVAGMVLGAALCVGCLLAGLIWWKRKRNAQIKKCCVDQGCQGFHGKKLPCTNPELVPYPLVRNIHDALPNPPLNDYAEPDVIAGGQMMGLTFRPPLEEGYTVPFSLNHYDTPGQLPEYTDPLPPEPEYATPFSEMSTDSTLDSRQNLPVCRSTHAARAELSQRQYDCPAHRVISNGYCTPVSHATSQHKASVIYFEPQTVEPLLHTYHEPL from the exons ATGCCCACTAGATATGGAGCTCTTTGGGATACTGTGGAGTTCTCTCGGGTTTGGCTTATTCTCAGCATGGAAACCCTGGTGTTGGTATGCGGTCAAAAGG GCAGCGGGTGTGGACACACAGTCCTCAGTTCCACCAGTGGCACACTGACCTCGATGAACTTCCCAGGAACCTACCCTAACCACACCCAGTGTGATTGGACCCTAAGAGTCCCGCAGGGCCAGACACTGCTATTGACCTTTGGAGACTTTGATTTGGAGAGAAGCCAAGACTGCATATCTGGCTCTCTTACCATCACAGACACCAGTGGAGCCATTAGAGTGG GTCCTCTGTGTGGGCAGCTCTCCGCCACAAACAGGAATATATCCGTTAGCACTAATGAAGTGACGGTGCGTTTCATCTCCGGCACTCACCGTTCAGGACGGGGCTTCGTCATGTCCtattcagccaatcagcacTCAG AGCTCATTTCATGTCTGCATAGAGGGACGCATTTCTCCTCTCAACAGATTAG TGCATTCTGTCCTGCGGGTTGCAAAGGCATCACCGGAGAAATCTGGGGCTGGCATGGACAAGGATACCGGGAT ACCTCTGTATTATGCAAAGCTGCGATCCATGCGGGTGTTATTTCAGACAGTTTGGGAGGGATGATCAACGTGTCTCTGCAGAGGGGCATTACCTTGTATGAGTCAAACTTTGCTAATGGAGTACTGTCTAAAAC tggttCCTTGTCAGATAAACGGCTTGTCTTCCACAGAG AGTGTGACAGGGAGCTGATAGTGGTGGCCTATAACACTTCTTCGGTGTGGGACGAGGTGAACAGATTAGGTCAGAGGGTCTCCTGGTCTCCGGGACATAAGGGATCTCAGTGGGCTGCGAGCTCTGGAGATCAGCAACCATGGATGGAGATTGAGCTGTGGAACAAGAGTAGCGtcacag GCATCATAACAAAGGGTACACCACATTACTACATTGAATCTTACACCCTCATGTTCAGCAAAGACCGCAAGAACTGGAAAGTCTACAAAGCAACATCGAGCAAAGATAAGAAG gtgtttgAGGCCCATTCTGATGGCCATGTGACGGTACTCAACAGTCTGATTCCTCCAGTAGTTGCGCGCTACCTCCTCGTGAAACCCCAGAAGTGGCATATCAGGGCCTCTGCACAGGTTCAAGTGCTGGGCTGCCCTAGCCCTTCTGCCCCCCTCAGACCCCGTTCCCATGGAAATG AACTGAATACTGGGAAATCAGCTGTCACAGAGGTTGTGCATCTAGACACGCTGCCCACCGAGGGTCTTGTCATCACAAGAAGCTCAG GCCCCAGTCAAGCAGTGATATTAGTGGCAGGCATGGTTTTGGGAGCAGCTCTGTGTGTGGGTTGCCTTCTTGCCGGGCTTATTTGGTGGAAAAG aaaaagaaacgcacaaataaagaaatgctgCGTTGACCAAG GCTGTCAGGGTTTCCACGGGAAGAAGCTTCCATGCACAAACCCAGAGCTTGTACCTTACCCTCTGGTTAGGAACATCCACGATGCTCTTCCGAACCCTCCTCTCAATG ACTATGCTGAGCCTGATGTAATAGCAGGTGGGCAGATGATGGGACTCACGTTCCGACCCCCGCTGGAAGAGGGCTACACCGTCCCCTTCTCCCTCAACCACTACGACACCCCCGGACAGCTTCCCGAATACACCGATCCTCTGCCACCCGAACCGGAATATGCAACACCCTTCAGCGAAATGTCCACAGACTCAACACTGGACAGCAGACAGAATCTACCTGTGTGTCGATCCACACACGCTGCAAGAGCAGAGCTGAGCCAACGACAGTATGACTGCCCTGCACACAGAGTGATCTCAAACGGGTACTGTACTCCGGTCTCACATGCTACTAGCCAACATAAGGCTAGCGTGATCTACTTTGAGCCCCAGACAGTAGAACCACTACTGCATACCTACCATGAACCACTTTGA
- the LOC122360598 gene encoding ras-related protein Rab-39B isoform X1 yields the protein MIAKIESTLEGPYNIQQDSFLQKRTGSYNFPVQVFRDREAVMNPNKFLYRFKIIMIGDNNVGKSCMLYRYVHGNYPESMGVTIGCSFSNHVLEVEPGVRVNIHIVDTAGHESYWKITCRYLPQTAGCLLVFDLCNYTTFTHIKHRYAEVKKTVHPYTVLFVLVGHKCDRKEREVNREEAEQFASELGAPYVEVSSRTGHNVAEVFELLTRRIYQGCLSGEVRLHERWGKIHEDKPAENKITKNEPAENNKCRVS from the exons ATGATTGCAAAAATTGAATCAACGCTGGAAGGTCCCTACAACATTCAACAGGACAGCTTTCTTCAGAAACGAACAG GTTCTTACAACTTCCCTGTTCAGGTCTTCAGGGATCGCGAAGCTGTCATGAATCCCAATAAGTTCCTGTAccgttttaaaataataatgataggcGACAACAACGTGGGCAAGTCATGCATGCTGTATCGATACGTACATGGAAACTATCCGGAAAGCATGGGTGTTACCATTGGTTGTTCTTTCAGCAACCACGTCCTAGAGGTGGAGCCTGGGGTGAGAGTAAACATACATATTGTGGATACAGCAGGTCACGAATCGTATTG GAAAATTACCTGCCGTTACCTCCCTCAGACAGCTGGATGCCTCCTGGTGTTCGACTTGTGCAATTACACGACTTTTACTCACATTAAACATCGGTACGCAGAGGTGAAAAAGACCGTCCATCCGTACACTGTGCTCTTCGTGCTTGTGGGACACAAGTGTGACAGAAAAGAGCGGGAAGTGAACCGAGAGGAGGCGGAACAGTTTGCAAGTGAACTGGGAGCGCCGTACGTCGAGGTCTCGTCCAGAACGGGTCACAATGTGGCGGAAGTTTTTGAACTGTTGACCCGACGCATTTATCAGGGCTGTCTGAGCGGAGAGGTGCGCTTACATGAACGTTGGGGCAAAATTCATGAAGACAAACCAGCTGAAAATAAGATCACTAAGAATGAGCCAgctgaaaacaacaaatgtCGTGTTTCATAA